From a single Clupea harengus chromosome 24, Ch_v2.0.2, whole genome shotgun sequence genomic region:
- the LOC122128755 gene encoding apoptosis-stimulating of p53 protein 2-like, with product MERIPLHCAASCNNVQVCKFLVESVEAMFAVTHSDMQTAADKCEEMEEGYAQCSQFLYGVQEKMGIMNRGVVYGLWDYEVEAEDELSFREGDCMTILRREDQEETQWWWARCGDKEGYIPRNLLGLYLRIKPRQRSLA from the exons ATGGAAAG GATCCCTCTGCACTGTGCTGCCTCCTGTAATAATGTGCAGGTGTGTAAGTTCCTGGTTGAGTCCGTTGAGGCCATGTTTGCCGTCACCCACAGCGACATGCAGACGGCTGCCGACAagtgtgaggagatggaggagggatacGCCCAGTGCTCACAGTTCCTctacg gtgttcaggagaagatgggcatcatgaacagAGGGGTGGTGTATGGCCTGTGGGACTATGAGGTGGAGGCTGAGGACGAGCTGTCCTTCAGGGAGGGGGACTGCATGACCATTCTGCGCAGGGAGGACCAGGAGGAGACACAGTGGTGGTGGGCCCGCTGTGGGGACAAGGAGGGCTACATCCCCCGAAACCTGCTGGgg ctgtACCTGAGGATCAAACCCAGACAGAGAAGCCTGGCTTAA
- the LOC105895987 gene encoding protein NLRC3-like, with protein MLFLCSELSAVLTQDQSRCGVCEQVLRDPVITTCGHSFCRQCINSYWEQPGLPGDQACPQCGKTRITQHPLQPRLDEHTGNEVLRRVIDKHKANLKRRFENISEGIIKPGAETLLNKIYTELYITEGESEGVNKEHEVWQVESASRAQTTEDRPINCNDIFKPLPGQEKHIRTMMTKGVAGIGKTVSVQKFILDWIDGVANQNVDFMFPLPFRELNLVRSGQYSLHKLLLDFHPELKELKNDEEYNNCQIVFIFDGLDESRLPLNFQQSMISDFKQISSVEVLMTSLIQGTLLPSAHIWITSRPAAASQIPAQRIDQITEVRGFNDLQKEEYFKKRISDESQASRIISHIKASRSLHIMCHIPVFCWIAATVLQQMLEQDNTQEIPRTLTEMFIHFLLIQITIKNQKYQSGKQTNKEQLLESQEEIILKLAKLSFKNLENGNVIFYEEDLRECGIDASEASVYSGMCTEIFKEESVFHQRKVYCFVHLSIQEFLAALHVFVSYSNQMKTIGTFFCLEESLKFIVTKVLESRNGHLDLFLRFLMGICLESNQRLLGGLLNHTHNSSESIKKMCQYIKKLNKEDLSPERSICLLQCLSEVNDHSMHEEIQEYLKSPKGIKNKLSPAHCSALAHMLLMSEEVLDEFDLKTYNTSDEGRRRMIPALRCFRNAQLGDCKLSGGSCEIVACVLQSVNSLAELDMSHNDLGDSGIRLLCKGLVSSYCELQILRLSGSLISEEGCGFLASALTSNPSHLNELDLSYNHPGESGLKLLSARLEDPHCKLETLDADHCAEIRLRPGVRKYACELTLDPNTADRRLSLSEGNRKVTRVNEDQPYPDHPESFDWWHQVLCREGLSGRCYWEAEWTGDGATIGVAYKSLQTKGESDDSVLGCNDKSWSLYCSPHSDYARHNNEHTTTPVPSSRSRRVGVYLDWPAGTLSFYNVSSDTLFHLHTFHSTFTEPLYPGCRVYSDSSVSLCQIT; from the exons ATGTTATTCCTCTGCAGTGAATTGAGTGCTGTTCTGACCCAGGACCAGtccaggtgtggagtgtgtgagcaggtacTGAGGGACCCAGTCATCaccacctgtggacacagtttctgcaGGCAGTGCATCAACAGCTACTGGGAGCAGCCTGGACTACCAGGAGACCAAGCCTGTCCCCAGTGTGGAAAGACACGAATAACTCAACATCCTCTACAGCCTCGTCTGGATGAACACACAG GTAATGAAGTCCTGAGGAGAGTTATAGATAAGCATAAAGCCAATCTGAAGAGGAGGTTTGAGAACATATCTGAAGGCATCATCAAACCAGGAGCTGAGACACTCCTCAataagatctacacagagctctacatcacagagggagagagtgaaggggtgaaTAAGGAACATGAGGTTTGGCAGGTAGAGTCAGCATCCAGAGCACAAACCACAGAAGACAGACCAATCAACTGCAATGATATCTTCAAGCCCTTACCTGGACAGGAGAAACACATCAGAACTATGATGACGAAAGGtgttgctggcattggaaaaacagtctcagtgcagaagttcattcttgATTGGATAGATGgggtagccaatcagaatgtagaCTTCATGTTTCCCCTTCCTTTCCGTGAGCTGAATTTGGTCAGGAGTGGTCAGTATAGTCTTCACAAGCTTCTGCTTGACTTCCATCCAGAACTGAAGGAGCTGAAGAATGATGAAGAATACAACAACTGTCAGAttgtgttcatctttgatggtttgGATGAGAGTCGATTACCTCTGAATTTCCAACAGAGCATGATATCTGATTTCAAACAAATATCGTCAGTGGAGGTTCTGATGACAAGCCTCATTCAGGgaactctgcttccctctgcacACATCTGGATAACCtcacgaccagcagcagccagtcaaATTCCTGCTCAGCGCATCGATCAGATCACAGAAGTACGAGGGTTCAATGACTTACAGAAGGAAGAGTACTTCAAgaagagaatcagtgatgagagTCAGGCCAGCAGAATCATCTCACACATTAAGGCATCCAGGAGTCtccacatcatgtgccacattccagtcttctgttggattgCAGCCACTGTACTTCAGCAGATGCTGGAACAGGACAACACCCAGGAAATCCCCAGAACTCTGACTGAAATGTTCATACACTTTCTACTCATCCAGATCACCATAAAGAATCAGAAGTATCAAAGTggaaaacagacaaataaagaGCAACTTCTGGAATCGCAGGAAGAAATTATACTGAAGCTGGCAAAACTGTCTTTCAAGAATCTAGAGAATGGCAATGTCATATTTTACGAAGaagacctgagagagtgtggcattgatgcCAGTGAAGCCTCAGTGTACTCCGGCATGTGCACTGAAATCTTCAAGGAAGAGTCTGTGTTTCACCAGAGGAAGGTCTActgctttgtgcatctgagcatccAGGAGTTTCTGGCAGCACTTCATGTCTTTGTCTCCTACAGCAATCAGATGAAAACCATAGGGACATTTTTCTGCTTGGAAGAATCGCTAAAGTTTATAGTAACCAAAGTTTTGGAAAGCAGGAATGGACACCTGGATCTTTTCCTTCGCTTCCTTATGGGTATCTGTCTGGAGAGCAATCAGAGACTTTTGGGAGGTTtactgaaccacacacacaacagctcagAGAGCATTAAGAAAATGTGTCAGTACATTAAGAAGCTCAATAAAGAGGATCTCTCCCCTGAAAGAAGCATCTGTCTTTTGCAGTGCTTATCTGAAGTGAATGATCATTCCATGCATGAAGAAATTCAAGAGTACCTGAAATCACCAAAGGGCATCAAAAATAAATTGTCTCCTGCTCACTGTTCAGCACTGGCCCACATGCTTCTGATGTCTGAGGAggtgctggatgagtttgacctgaAGACATACAACACATCAGATGAGGGACGCAGGAGAATGATCCCAGCCCTGAGGTGCTTCAGAAATGCACA ACTTGGTGACTGTAAACTCAGTGGTGGATCCTGTGAGATTGTGGCCTGTGTTCTGCAGTCAGTAAACTCCCTAGCAGAGCTGGACATGAGTCACAATGATCTGGGAGATTCTGGAATCCGGCTTCTGTGTAAGGGACTCGTCAGTTCTTACTGTGAACTGCAGATATTAAG gcTGTCTGGTTCTCTCATCTCAGAGGAAGGCTGTGGATTTCTGGCCTCAGCTCTGACTTCAAACCCCTCCCACCTAAAcgagctggatctgagctacaatCATCCTGGAGAATCAGGACTAAAGCTGCTATCTGCTAGACTGGAGGATCCTcactgtaaactggagacactTGA tgcgGACCACTGTGCAGAAATCAGACTTAGACCAGGTGTGCGGAAAT atgcctgcgagctcacactggacccaaacacagcagacagacgtctctctctctctgaggggaacagaaaggtgacacGTGTGAATGAGGATCAGCCGtatcctgaccacccagagagTTTTGACTGGTGGCatcaggtgttgtgtagagagggtctgtctggacgctgctactgggaggctgagtggacTGGGGATGGGGCAACTATAGGAGTGGCGTATAAAAGCCTCCAGACtaaaggagagagtgatgacagCGTACTGGGATGTAATgacaagtcctggagtctgTACTGCTCTCCTCACAGTGACTATGCCAGACACAATAATGAACACACTACCACACCTGtcccctcctcccgctccagaagagtaggagtgtacctggactggccggccggcactctgtccttctacaacgtctcctctgacacactcttccacctgcacacgttccactccacattcactgagcccctctatcctgggtGTAGGGTTTATTCTGActcctcagtgtccctgtgccagatcacatga